A stretch of Mucilaginibacter terrae DNA encodes these proteins:
- a CDS encoding L-rhamnose mutarotase: MNNNQIKRYCLALDLIDDPALIAQYEYWHQAENGWPEVKASIQSSGVLQMEIYRTGNRLFMIIEASNDFDFNRKAQEDANNAIVQQWENMMSKFQKPLSWAGNGEKWVLMNKIFQLQSPDF; the protein is encoded by the coding sequence ATGAATAATAACCAAATAAAACGATACTGTCTTGCACTTGACTTGATTGATGATCCTGCGCTGATAGCCCAATATGAATATTGGCATCAGGCAGAAAATGGCTGGCCCGAAGTCAAAGCCAGTATTCAAAGCTCTGGAGTATTACAGATGGAGATATACCGTACAGGCAACCGGCTTTTTATGATTATAGAAGCATCAAACGATTTTGATTTTAACCGTAAAGCTCAAGAAGATGCTAATAATGCAATAGTACAACAATGGGAGAATATGATGTCAAAATTTCAAAAACCCTTGTCATGGGCTGGCAATGGAGAAAAATGGGTACTAATGAATAAGATATTTCAGTTGCAGTCGCCTGATTTTTAA
- the fucP gene encoding L-fucose:H+ symporter permease has product MTKRDSIFPIILLTSLFFLWGFAHNLDPILIPHLKRSFTLSTVQATLVDSAVFMAYFLMAIPAGMIIKKGGYKVGIITGLIVFAAGCYLFIPAANTQQYTFFLVALFVIACGLTTLETAANPYITVIGDPEGASTRLNFAQSFNGLATTLAPIIGAKFILTKSYTEEALKAMSPAAQQFALATEASSVKMPYFILGTVLLVIAVFFFFTKMPVVNTHAANTTTKSRHIFQALRHKHLSWAVAAQFFYVGGQVCVLSLFLLYATTAAHINETAASYYLGAAGFSFLIGRFIGTALMKFIAPQKLLGLYAVINVLLCFGAIYFHGIVTVYIVIGICFFMSIMFPTIFALGIKGLGSDTEYGSSLIIMSIVGGAIVPRFYAYISDHTGNIQDGYWVPLCCFVIIALFGLSGYRIRQPKTESIAASHIL; this is encoded by the coding sequence ATGACTAAGCGTGATTCCATATTTCCCATAATATTACTCACCAGTTTATTCTTTTTATGGGGATTTGCCCACAATTTAGATCCGATACTCATTCCTCATTTAAAGCGATCATTTACTTTAAGTACCGTTCAGGCCACATTGGTAGATTCAGCCGTTTTCATGGCTTACTTCCTGATGGCTATTCCTGCAGGAATGATTATCAAAAAAGGGGGCTATAAAGTGGGGATAATCACCGGCTTAATCGTGTTTGCAGCGGGGTGTTATCTGTTTATCCCTGCAGCAAACACACAGCAGTACACATTTTTTTTGGTGGCATTATTTGTAATTGCGTGTGGACTCACCACACTCGAAACCGCCGCGAATCCATACATTACTGTAATCGGCGATCCGGAAGGTGCATCAACCCGTTTAAACTTCGCACAATCATTTAATGGACTGGCTACAACGCTCGCTCCGATTATTGGCGCTAAGTTTATTTTAACAAAGAGTTATACCGAGGAGGCACTCAAGGCCATGAGTCCTGCTGCGCAACAGTTTGCTTTGGCAACTGAGGCCTCCTCTGTTAAAATGCCATATTTTATATTAGGCACAGTTTTACTGGTTATTGCCGTATTTTTCTTTTTTACCAAAATGCCTGTCGTTAATACGCACGCAGCTAATACCACCACCAAAAGCCGGCATATTTTTCAGGCGCTTCGTCACAAACATTTGTCTTGGGCAGTAGCCGCGCAGTTCTTCTATGTCGGAGGCCAAGTATGTGTATTAAGCCTTTTCCTACTTTATGCCACAACCGCTGCCCATATTAATGAAACTGCGGCGTCTTATTATCTCGGCGCAGCAGGCTTCAGTTTTTTAATAGGCCGCTTCATAGGCACGGCGCTCATGAAGTTTATAGCACCGCAAAAATTGCTCGGACTGTACGCTGTCATTAACGTATTGTTATGTTTCGGAGCCATTTATTTTCATGGGATTGTTACGGTTTACATCGTGATCGGGATCTGTTTTTTTATGTCCATTATGTTCCCAACGATTTTTGCACTCGGTATCAAAGGGTTAGGCAGCGACACAGAATATGGCAGCAGCCTGATCATTATGTCAATTGTCGGCGGTGCTATCGTCCCCCGCTTTTATGCTTACATCAGCGATCATACCGGCAATATTCAAGATGGCTATTGGGTGCCTTTGTGTTGCTTTGTTATTATTGCCCTGTTCGGCCTCAGCGGCTATCGCATCAGGCAGCCTAAGACCGAATCTATTGCGGCTTCCCACATTTTATAG
- a CDS encoding alpha-L-fucosidase — protein sequence MQRRTVLKTLTTGAASLGLSKLQGRGILNSALDPLGYAGRFEPTWSSLANYQVPEWFKNAKFGIWAHWGPQCQAEYGDWYARGMYQEGSEQYKYHIKKYGHPSKFGFKDVINEWRAENWNPEELVSLYKKAGAQYFMALANHHDNFDLYKSKHQPWNSTKIGPKKDIIGQWAKAAQNNNLPFGVSVHAAHAWSWMETAQRSDKNGPYKGIPYDGKITKNDGAGKWWDGLDPQELYAQNHPLSENSWDNGMIHRQWNWGNGVAQPTKAYCENFYKRTIELIDRYNPELIYFDDTVLPLWPVSDAGLRIAAHLYNKSIKDHGQLRSVVFGKVLDEQQRKCMVWDIERGQSNKIEPLPWQTDTCIGGWHYDQRIYDRNQYKTTKTIIHTLADVVSKNGNLLLNVPVRGDGTIDEKERAVVEGIAAWMQVNSEAIYSTRPWTVFGEGPAMESQAPLSAQGFNEGKGKPFGAQDIRFTTKGNILYAILMGWPTESRILIKSITGKNKVTGVELLGEHTKLSFEQTDNGLAVQMPAVPQGKDAFVIKINGAIS from the coding sequence ATGCAAAGAAGAACAGTTCTTAAAACCCTTACCACCGGCGCAGCCTCTTTAGGTTTATCCAAACTTCAAGGGCGTGGCATTTTGAATAGTGCACTAGATCCGTTAGGGTATGCCGGCCGTTTTGAACCAACGTGGTCATCGCTGGCCAATTACCAGGTGCCTGAATGGTTTAAAAATGCAAAATTTGGAATTTGGGCACATTGGGGGCCACAATGCCAGGCCGAATATGGAGACTGGTATGCACGCGGCATGTACCAGGAAGGGAGTGAGCAGTATAAATATCATATTAAGAAGTACGGACATCCATCGAAGTTTGGCTTCAAAGACGTCATCAATGAATGGCGGGCAGAAAACTGGAACCCCGAAGAATTGGTGTCATTGTACAAAAAAGCGGGTGCACAATATTTTATGGCGTTAGCCAATCACCATGATAATTTCGATCTGTATAAAAGTAAGCATCAGCCCTGGAACTCAACTAAAATAGGTCCTAAGAAAGACATCATCGGCCAATGGGCAAAAGCAGCCCAAAACAATAATCTACCTTTTGGCGTAAGCGTTCATGCTGCGCATGCCTGGAGCTGGATGGAAACCGCACAGCGTTCAGATAAAAACGGGCCATATAAGGGAATACCCTATGATGGCAAAATAACTAAAAACGATGGAGCCGGTAAATGGTGGGATGGCCTGGACCCTCAGGAACTTTATGCGCAAAATCATCCGCTAAGTGAAAATAGTTGGGATAATGGCATGATTCATCGCCAGTGGAACTGGGGTAACGGAGTAGCACAGCCTACCAAAGCCTACTGCGAGAATTTTTACAAACGTACCATTGAATTGATAGACCGGTATAATCCTGAATTGATATATTTTGATGATACAGTACTTCCACTGTGGCCGGTTAGCGATGCAGGTCTGCGTATTGCGGCGCATTTATATAATAAAAGTATTAAAGATCACGGACAGTTACGATCAGTAGTCTTTGGTAAAGTTTTAGATGAACAGCAACGTAAGTGTATGGTTTGGGACATTGAACGAGGACAAAGCAATAAAATTGAGCCTTTGCCATGGCAAACAGACACCTGTATAGGAGGCTGGCATTATGACCAGCGTATTTATGACCGTAATCAATATAAGACAACAAAAACGATCATCCATACATTAGCTGATGTGGTCAGCAAGAACGGGAATCTTTTACTTAATGTACCGGTGCGCGGCGACGGCACCATTGATGAAAAGGAACGCGCCGTCGTAGAAGGCATCGCAGCCTGGATGCAGGTCAACAGCGAAGCCATTTATAGTACAAGGCCTTGGACTGTTTTTGGAGAAGGCCCGGCAATGGAATCTCAAGCGCCATTGAGTGCACAAGGCTTTAATGAAGGTAAAGGAAAACCATTTGGTGCACAAGATATACGCTTTACCACCAAGGGTAACATTTTATATGCTATTTTGATGGGTTGGCCTACAGAAAGCAGGATCTTGATTAAAAGCATTACCGGCAAAAATAAAGTAACCGGCGTTGAGCTGCTCGGCGAGCATACCAAATTAAGTTTTGAACAAACCGATAACGGCCTGGCTGTGCAAATGCCAGCCGTTCCACAAGGCAAAGATGCTTTCGTAATAAAAATTAACGGGGCTATCAGCTAA
- a CDS encoding RagB/SusD family nutrient uptake outer membrane protein codes for MREILNRKSLLLKTSVVLSVLLSTTTGCKKDLLDKQPLSAISDATFWKTANDATLALNGVYDTGAGFTNYNFWSSLGMVNLDLAAGNGSEKESLPDNITNGSLNTANGVTGTYYSSTYRQIARCNNFLTNIVQVTMDANAKNVMIAEVRAIRAYDYFNLALYFGDVPLVQKLLTTTEANSVTRTPKADVWAFCETELKAAAAALPNTVPAAQQGHMTAASTLAILGRLQMAQKKWADAATTYKSIIDMGAYSIDPRYRELFLFAGENSPEILLSMQYIRDTYSHALLQYLTPETWGGWHQFSPFNELVKEFECTDGKPITQSPLYDKNNPYNNRDPRMDFNIMISDRTVFRGRTYTAKPGTTLVDRLDQYPGVWSGYAIYKFLEDDPNVATTSNDGNNFPLIRYAEVLLGYLESRLESGAGVDQALLDNTINKVRGRAAVHMPAVTTLDPIALRTIIRRERRVEFPFEGLRYYDCLRWGIIASENSQQFTGMKLNNTPGFQVDADGYYIYKKRNFVVGKNELWPIPQSERDLNPQLTQNPGY; via the coding sequence ATGCGAGAGATATTAAATAGAAAAAGTTTATTGCTTAAAACCTCGGTTGTTTTAAGCGTACTTTTATCAACCACAACAGGCTGTAAAAAAGACCTGCTTGATAAACAGCCACTATCGGCTATTTCAGATGCTACCTTTTGGAAAACAGCTAACGATGCTACCCTTGCACTCAATGGTGTATATGACACCGGGGCAGGCTTCACCAATTACAATTTTTGGTCATCGTTAGGTATGGTAAACCTTGACCTAGCCGCAGGCAATGGTTCTGAAAAGGAATCGTTACCAGATAACATTACCAACGGCTCGCTCAACACGGCAAACGGTGTTACCGGAACTTATTATAGCAGCACTTATCGTCAAATCGCCCGTTGCAATAACTTCTTAACCAACATTGTGCAGGTAACAATGGATGCCAATGCCAAAAACGTAATGATTGCCGAGGTTCGCGCAATTCGTGCTTACGATTATTTTAACCTGGCACTTTATTTCGGCGATGTTCCTTTGGTGCAAAAGTTACTGACCACTACCGAGGCCAACAGCGTAACCCGTACACCTAAAGCTGATGTATGGGCATTTTGCGAAACCGAACTTAAAGCCGCTGCTGCAGCACTACCCAACACAGTACCTGCTGCACAGCAAGGTCACATGACCGCTGCAAGCACGCTGGCTATATTAGGCAGGTTACAAATGGCTCAAAAGAAATGGGCCGATGCGGCTACCACTTATAAATCCATTATTGACATGGGCGCGTATAGCATTGATCCGCGTTACAGAGAGCTGTTCTTGTTCGCAGGAGAGAACAGCCCGGAGATTTTGCTGTCAATGCAGTACATAAGAGATACTTACAGCCATGCCTTGCTACAGTACCTCACCCCCGAGACCTGGGGAGGATGGCACCAGTTCTCACCTTTTAATGAGTTGGTGAAGGAGTTTGAGTGTACCGATGGCAAGCCCATCACCCAGTCGCCTTTGTACGATAAGAATAACCCTTACAATAACCGCGATCCCCGAATGGACTTTAACATCATGATATCAGATCGTACGGTTTTCAGAGGACGTACCTACACCGCTAAACCGGGCACAACACTGGTGGATCGTTTAGATCAGTATCCGGGAGTATGGAGCGGTTATGCCATCTATAAATTTTTGGAGGATGATCCTAACGTGGCCACCACATCTAACGATGGTAATAACTTTCCTTTGATCCGTTATGCCGAGGTATTGCTGGGCTACCTGGAATCGAGGCTGGAATCAGGCGCGGGGGTTGACCAGGCACTGCTTGACAATACCATTAACAAAGTGCGTGGCAGAGCAGCGGTACATATGCCAGCCGTAACCACTTTAGATCCAATCGCCCTGCGTACCATCATCAGGAGAGAGCGTCGGGTAGAGTTTCCGTTTGAAGGTTTACGCTATTACGATTGCTTACGCTGGGGCATCATCGCATCAGAGAACAGCCAGCAATTTACCGGCATGAAATTAAATAATACACCGGGTTTCCAGGTTGATGCAGATGGCTACTACATCTACAAAAAACGGAATTTTGTTGTAGGTAAAAACGAATTGTGGCCCATACCACAGTCAGAGCGTGATCTGAATCCCCAGCTCACTCAAAATCCGGGGTATTAA
- a CDS encoding SusC/RagA family TonB-linked outer membrane protein, with product MNLNLLNLNIWRKKYLRQGLSPAFILVVATGTTYANSKGGTPEIVARPSALNLSRVVEVQLAQAIKVTGKVTDLNGQGLPGVTVNVKGTNINAATDNQGNYAINVPDNNSILVFTYMGFSAREMPVNGQTTINVQLKEANKDLQEVVVVGFGTQKKINLTGSVATVNSAQLDNRPITQTSQALSGLAPGVQVVQGSSRPGADGANITIRGIGSFGAGRSPLVLIDGIAGSIDDVAPDNIGSISVLKDAASAAIYGNRGANGVILIQTKRGKAGATQIAYNNYFGWEKVTELPQFVNSATYAQLTGATPDVVAKYAAGNDPDNYPNVYHLKDLLNSGSGFQQYHNVSFSGGEGRHTYLFSTSYRNLNGITAETNNKRYDILANIDSRLTDKLTLKTSITGFARTENQPQASYGGIGQIIGYAVREPNTIAGRKSDGTYGHQDNYSPEGWLDSEGFSNYKAKNFYGSTMLTWDILKGLSLSGTAGYHYYNGFGRTYTADLQLDRNLYVGPNRLSNNYTEGYEVTLNSILKYNHSFKDHNFNLLLVYQQEEHRDDNFNASRDRFPNNLLYQLDLGSTANQQNGGSANEYALQSYIGRLNYDYKGKYLLELDANYNGSSRFAPGNRFGFFPGVSAGWVISEESFIKDKLNWIDLLKIRASHGSLGNGNISNYPYQFVINTSPRYTFGGTLVTGAAVTNASNANIKWETTTTTDLGLDFGFWKGKLTGTVGVYNRTAKDILYNVPVSNTLGLGAPTLNAGSLRNRGIEANLTFNMKKGDFSLSVSPNFSYNKQKVTEIAGNIQRVIPDFFVGQPMNPIYGYVADGIFRDASDVASYPAQPTPGQPGVIRFKDISGPNGVPDGKVDATYDRTIIGYKNPTTSYGLQINSGYKGFDFSVLFSGLGGYTEQMGSYMAFAYYNGGNIQQWQADNAWTPTNPDPNAKYPRITSLGQGSANVQTNSFWNRSGTFLRLKNLQIGYTLSPSLTQKLHLSKLRIFAGGQNLFKWDKFYTGWDPENMQGSGDQPNYYPITAIYTFGFNVKL from the coding sequence ATGAACTTAAATTTATTAAACCTCAATATTTGGCGTAAAAAATATTTAAGGCAAGGTTTAAGCCCGGCCTTTATACTGGTAGTGGCCACTGGAACTACCTATGCCAACTCAAAAGGCGGTACACCTGAAATTGTTGCCCGTCCATCCGCATTAAACTTATCACGTGTTGTTGAAGTGCAGCTTGCCCAGGCCATTAAGGTTACCGGTAAGGTAACCGATTTAAACGGACAAGGCTTACCCGGGGTAACAGTCAATGTTAAAGGAACCAATATTAACGCCGCCACCGACAACCAAGGCAATTATGCCATTAACGTGCCTGATAATAACAGCATACTTGTTTTTACCTACATGGGTTTTTCGGCCCGCGAAATGCCTGTTAACGGCCAAACCACTATCAATGTACAACTAAAAGAAGCTAATAAAGACCTGCAAGAGGTGGTTGTGGTGGGTTTTGGTACACAAAAGAAAATTAACCTTACAGGTTCTGTTGCCACTGTAAATTCGGCTCAGTTAGATAATCGTCCTATCACCCAAACATCGCAGGCATTATCGGGCCTTGCGCCGGGTGTGCAGGTAGTGCAGGGCAGCAGTCGCCCGGGTGCTGATGGCGCTAATATTACCATCAGGGGTATCGGCTCATTTGGTGCCGGCCGTTCGCCGCTGGTTTTAATTGATGGCATAGCCGGATCTATTGACGACGTGGCTCCTGACAACATAGGCAGCATAAGCGTTTTAAAAGATGCCGCATCGGCCGCTATTTATGGTAACCGCGGTGCAAACGGCGTTATCTTAATTCAAACCAAACGAGGTAAAGCAGGTGCTACCCAAATAGCCTACAACAATTATTTTGGCTGGGAAAAAGTAACCGAACTGCCTCAATTCGTAAACTCGGCAACTTACGCACAGCTCACGGGCGCTACACCTGATGTAGTGGCTAAATATGCAGCCGGTAACGACCCTGATAATTACCCCAACGTTTACCACTTAAAAGATCTGCTAAACTCAGGTTCAGGCTTTCAGCAATATCATAATGTAAGCTTTTCGGGTGGCGAAGGCAGGCACACTTACCTGTTCTCAACCAGCTACCGTAACCTTAACGGTATTACTGCCGAAACCAATAACAAGCGTTATGATATATTGGCTAACATCGATAGCCGTTTAACTGATAAATTAACCTTAAAGACCAGCATTACCGGCTTTGCCCGTACCGAAAACCAGCCGCAGGCAAGTTACGGAGGAATAGGACAAATTATAGGTTATGCAGTACGTGAGCCTAATACTATTGCCGGAAGGAAATCAGACGGTACATACGGGCACCAGGACAACTATTCACCCGAAGGTTGGTTAGACAGCGAAGGTTTCAGCAATTACAAAGCAAAAAACTTTTATGGTAGTACCATGCTCACCTGGGATATACTGAAAGGATTGAGTTTAAGCGGTACGGCCGGTTACCATTATTATAATGGTTTTGGAAGGACTTATACCGCCGATCTGCAATTAGACCGAAACTTATACGTAGGTCCTAATAGACTAAGTAATAACTATACCGAAGGCTACGAGGTTACTTTAAACAGTATTTTAAAATACAACCATTCTTTTAAAGACCACAACTTTAATTTACTGTTGGTTTACCAGCAGGAAGAACACCGCGATGATAATTTCAACGCATCGCGCGACCGTTTTCCAAATAACCTGCTTTATCAACTTGACCTCGGCTCTACCGCAAATCAGCAAAACGGTGGCTCGGCCAACGAGTATGCTTTGCAATCGTACATAGGCCGTTTAAACTATGATTATAAAGGTAAATATCTGCTTGAGTTAGATGCTAACTACAACGGCTCATCGCGCTTTGCACCCGGTAATCGTTTTGGCTTCTTCCCTGGTGTATCAGCCGGCTGGGTAATTTCCGAAGAATCTTTTATAAAAGACAAGCTAAACTGGATCGACTTGTTAAAGATCAGAGCTTCGCATGGCTCGTTGGGTAATGGTAACATCAGCAACTATCCCTACCAGTTTGTGATCAATACATCGCCACGTTATACCTTTGGCGGTACTTTGGTAACCGGTGCGGCAGTAACTAATGCATCAAATGCAAACATTAAATGGGAAACTACAACCACTACAGATTTAGGCCTCGATTTTGGCTTCTGGAAAGGTAAACTCACCGGTACCGTTGGTGTGTACAATCGTACCGCTAAGGACATACTTTACAACGTTCCTGTATCAAACACATTGGGTCTTGGTGCGCCAACATTAAACGCAGGTTCGTTGCGTAACCGCGGTATCGAAGCCAACTTAACCTTCAATATGAAGAAAGGTGACTTCTCGTTAAGCGTAAGCCCTAACTTCTCGTACAACAAACAAAAGGTTACCGAAATTGCAGGCAACATCCAGCGTGTGATTCCCGACTTTTTTGTTGGCCAGCCAATGAACCCTATTTACGGTTACGTAGCCGACGGTATTTTTAGGGATGCGAGTGATGTAGCCAGCTACCCGGCCCAGCCAACTCCCGGACAACCAGGTGTTATCCGCTTTAAAGACATCAGCGGCCCTAACGGTGTTCCTGACGGAAAAGTAGATGCGACGTATGACCGTACAATTATCGGCTATAAAAACCCTACCACCTCGTACGGCTTGCAAATAAACTCAGGCTATAAAGGCTTTGATTTTTCGGTCTTGTTTTCGGGATTGGGAGGCTACACCGAGCAAATGGGCTCGTACATGGCATTTGCCTATTACAACGGGGGGAACATTCAGCAGTGGCAGGCCGATAATGCCTGGACTCCGACCAACCCCGACCCGAATGCCAAATATCCGCGAATTACCAGCTTAGGACAGGGAAGCGCCAACGTGCAAACCAACTCGTTCTGGAACAGATCGGGAACTTTCTTAAGATTGAAAAACCTGCAGATCGGTTACACGTTATCACCATCGCTTACCCAAAAACTTCATTTATCTAAACTCAGAATATTTGCAGGCGGTCAGAACTTGTTCAAGTGGGATAAATTCTACACCGGTTGGGACCCTGAGAACATGCAAGGCTCAGGCGATCAGCCCAACTACTATCCAATTACTGCAATTTACACCTTTGGCTTTAATGTCAAACTCTAA
- a CDS encoding helix-turn-helix domain-containing protein — MIKRILRHTFSLLNTDHVKLSAKWNYRNVISPYHRIYYIDDGLGEISDMENKLKLEPGYLYIIPSFTLCNLTCQDYLSQYFVQFFEESSDGVSLFANNRSVFKVKAQEIDVINFQRLVVINPGRGINRSDNPKVYEKNIYYREYQELNNQQNIAAFLETQGLLLQLVSRFATPTIFRQKEVKYIPVKILESISFISVNLHISLSVAFLAKRVNLNPEYFSRLFQEYTGTRPLLYVQEKRIERAQYLIVTSQTSYSEIAEQTGFESLSHFSRTFKSVTGITPSAFKRQIYSTKTD; from the coding sequence ATGATTAAGCGGATACTACGCCATACTTTTTCGTTATTAAATACTGACCATGTTAAATTGAGCGCCAAATGGAATTATAGAAACGTAATTAGCCCTTATCATCGGATTTATTATATCGACGATGGGTTGGGAGAAATTTCAGATATGGAAAATAAGCTGAAATTGGAACCCGGTTACCTATATATTATTCCAAGTTTTACGTTATGTAACCTCACATGCCAGGATTATTTGAGTCAGTATTTTGTACAGTTTTTTGAAGAATCATCTGACGGGGTTTCACTATTTGCTAATAATCGGTCAGTTTTTAAAGTAAAAGCTCAGGAAATAGACGTAATTAATTTTCAAAGGCTTGTAGTAATTAATCCAGGTCGGGGAATTAACCGGTCAGATAACCCGAAAGTGTATGAAAAAAATATTTATTATCGTGAATATCAGGAATTAAATAACCAACAAAACATTGCAGCCTTCCTGGAAACGCAGGGATTATTACTACAATTGGTATCAAGATTTGCTACACCCACTATATTCAGGCAAAAAGAAGTCAAATATATACCGGTTAAAATTCTCGAATCAATCAGTTTTATCAGTGTTAATTTACATATATCGCTATCGGTTGCATTCCTTGCCAAAAGAGTAAATCTGAATCCGGAATATTTTTCACGATTATTTCAGGAATATACAGGGACCCGCCCTTTATTGTATGTTCAAGAAAAGCGAATAGAACGTGCGCAGTATTTGATTGTTACAAGTCAAACCAGTTACTCCGAAATTGCCGAACAGACAGGGTTTGAAAGTTTATCGCATTTCTCAAGAACTTTTAAAAGTGTTACGGGCATAACACCTAGTGCTTTTAAACGCCAGATATACTCTACAAAAACTGACTAA